The sequence aaaaaaaaaatattcatcagctatcacagtacccataacacaagctacgcttactgtggggctagatagcgatgtgtgtattgtcgtcgtatatttatagttatttatttatatttcatgttCATACCAAAACAGCTCATTACTGTTTAACTCCCAATAATTCACTTAATGTTTCAATAAATTTCCCTGAACTGAGACATCGATTTGATTGCCGATTAAACCTGAGCCGCAACGACTGAGCCGTATTAAAACGCTATTAATACAATTTGCACCttttttattactacaaaaatttATGACCTGAACAAGTACTTAATAACCTAAAATCGTGTGCCCGTTTAACCAtcgcaataaattttattcattttaacacTTTCGGGATAacaatgtcaataaataataattttacttcgACTACGGTCCTTTACTGAGGTGAACATAAAATTTAAGGCGGGATTGGGGAAATACGAACCAAGTAATGTTAATTACGTCTACGCATGTAAAGTAACGTCATAAAACGTAACAAATATTTTGGACTTCTCGAACGTATGgtaaaatagtatattatacTTACAACGAATTTGGTAGATGAACAATATGCGTTACATCCGACGAGATTAATCACACTTTCATGGAAAGAATAGGCTAAACTTTTTCCCCATTTGTGTTTGACAATAAagatcaattttatttctttattcctaGTGAAGTTAAAGTGTAATGGcaatggcataaaatgtcacTAGCACAGCTATAACGAACACCTAAGCTAAGTCATTGGACCTAATTTTTAGATAttgattgatatatatataagtttaggTAAGAAATGTTACGAATTAGTCTTTAGGCTAATACCATACTTACCCGCAGGTATCATGCAGGGCTATCACAATAGCATGATATGCTAACATGAAAAGCGTGTACCTGGCTAAAACGTGTAGCGCTGAAACTTCGATGGTTTGATGGAAACAGTACTTtcattacacataaaagtactGTTTCCcttaaaaagctaataaataaatttaaaagcaaaaGCTTAAACGTCTCGAactgaaaatgaataaaatcctAGGAAATAAAGTACCAAactatcaaaaaaattatataattatctttatactaaaaaactaaatacaataacaaaaattattatagtaCTTAACTATTTCTGGGTTAATACCATGAATGACTACATTCGTCAAGATAAGAATACGTTTTTTCCGTTCGATCCGAATATTCGTGAAATTTGTACCTACCGAACTAGATAACATGCAAAAAACCCCGTCAtttctgataataataatattaaaaagaggaTTATTAAGGATAAGTCAGCATTAAAGcaagaaaaattaattattttaccgaTTAATCGAAGACTTTTAATTTGTAGGTCGGTACGGAAGATATGCTTCATAGGTAGCTTTATGTTtgcttaattattgtttttttacattgtgCAGAGTCTACGACCAATATCTTAACTaagtattaacattttttttttcttcatcaaCTTCTAGCCTAATGTGACCCAAAGCTGGGCAAACTTTTTCAGGACAAAGGATTGGGAGACTACACGAAACGCCGCGCCGCGTTATCTTTGACTTTTTTTACCACTACAAAgaccttggctgcaatctcaccaagtagtaagttatgatgcagtctaagatggtagcgggctaacctattagggagtatggtattcatatccctaatcggtttctacgcgacatcgcaccggaacactaaatcgcttagcgacacgtctttgtcgatagggtaataactagccacggccaaagccttgcAGCCTCACAGCCTTGCCTAGCCAGACATAAAAAGGATTACTACGATagctacatttaaaaaaaaaagaaaaacttaattCATAGCATGGTTATTCGTAGACGAATATCGTATCCACAAGGCCAACAATGTTATTAGATTGAAagtgtaaaaaattaaacatacagTTTTGGGGTTCagtttgtaaatatttctaaaaaaaagatTCTAATGCTATGGACACTGAAAATTGTAATTCCTGTACAAAGATTACGAAGATTCCGATATTTCTGAATAGATACGATGTTATGTTAAGATAAATTTTATCTATCGGTACTTAAAGATTCTGCGGCTTTCTCGCTCAGTGTGTGATTCTTTCGAGCAAAATGGGTATTATTTTTGGGCTTgtgtcatttttattattatgtaagtaagttattttattcatttcaaagAATTTCAACACGGGTATGTCTGACAAAAATTTTTCTTAACTTCAGCACTATTTACGTtttgatttttatgaattatttattctataattcGATTTGTTTTAATCAaacaaaatgcatttaaatatatcaagaaaaaaacattctaatttCATTTAACTCTAACACCATGAAACTCTCATACAtactttcatttatttagattggcgcagtttgcagcgatcctgctttctgagtccaaggccgtgggttcgattcccacaactggaaaatgttcgtgtgatgaacatgaatgtttttcagtgtctgggtgtttatatgtatattctaagtatttatgtatattatttataaaaaatattcgacagtcatcttagtacccataacacaagctacgcttactttggggctagctggcgatgtgtacattgtcgtaatatatttatttatttatttatttatttatgtatattctgctTATTTCTTTGTATGGGCACTTTGACAAGTTCGTGGGAAAGACTAAGtttgtgttattaaaataaaatacccaaAGAAACTGGGAGAACCGTTTGGGGGACATCGTCAGTTTTTCATCTTAATCATCTTAACAcctaattttaaagtaaaaaaaccttacaaataataaattcctgaaaacattgtatatattcatgacaatatttttttttgtaaatttttaataattgtctttTTAAATGAACCCCAAATCCCGCtaagttaaaatacaaaatatacgtaAAAACGCACATTGCAGGGTGTAAGCAGAATTTTTAAATTGGTCAAAttggttatatatataaacaattcaTTGCTCACAACAGAATGCAATCATTAATAAGGTTGAAAAATTACAGCTTGCAGTTTATCAACGTCTTTACCTGCCGATTCCTCCTTAAACGAGTTAAATCGAGTGGTAAATGGCCAGGCTATCGACATATCTCAGATTCCGTACCACGCTGCTTTACGTCGAAAATCAAGTGCGGGATGGATTTATACATGCGGAGCATCCATTATAACAACTAAAGCTCTGCTCACTGCAGCACATTGTGTAACGACGTGAGTATTCTTTGAATATTCTACGTGAAAGTGGAAACTAGCTCTGAGATGTATTAAAATCGTTTCTACCCTCGACGGAACGTAGATCGTGAATGCGTTTGGCATTCCACGTTGCATTTGGGGAATTGAACGTCGTTACACTTGAATGTGTAATTTCTGTGCATGCTACTAGTATATACCATAAGGGACCGTTGCAATACTATAGTTTTaactgtgaaataaaaaaaggcgtTTTCATCTTTTACGGCAGTAAGACACTACGCTACGTTCTTCGGcatacaatgaataaaaaaaatggatttaaGAGCAAGTATACGAAATAAGTATACTTGTATCGTAGGATAACTTTAGTTATTTAGTACACTAATTATAAACAAAGTTCTCAACATGTAATATACTCTGATTTGCATTCATAATAAtccaatatattttgttttggtttatTATGGAAGCAACATCTTTAAAGCTACCTATTCGATAAGGCTGCCTATATAGTGGTAGGTGTATAAAGTGTGCAATACTTTTTGTTTCAGAATCCAATTAGAGCCATTACAACTTAGGGTTGCGGTGGGCACTTCATCCCGATCAGGTGGATACGTATACACTGTAAAAACCGTTTACGTTCATGAACAATATTCCTCTCTTACACTGGAACATGACATAGCAATGGTTGTGACATCGAAGAAAATGACCTTCGATAAGAAAGTTGATGCTATCTTCATTCCAGAACCTAATTATAACCTTCCAGTCGGAATGTCTGCATTAGTTTCAGGATATGGCTTCACATCGGTGAGTATAtcgtataatttataaattttaagcgttcagtaaataatataatagttcttCATAAAGTTTCTACGAGAGCACAAAAAAAGTGATATCATGTTCActtttgtctggtggaaggcttctgccgtggcctgcctagttaccaccctaccgactaagcgattaagtgttccggtacgatgtcgagtagaaactgattaggagtatgggtgtaatataactgccataccccaaacaGCATCACCccgctggtgagattgcagtcgagggctaacttgtagtggaataaagaaaaatgtgtAAGTTGTAAATCGCGTGTTACAACTTACAAGTTTCGTTTTCTGTGCGTTTTCTTTCACTTCCTACTTACCATATTTTCGACAAAGCTATGTTCTATGtacataagtttttaaaacatcgtaaaattttaatcatacCTTTAAATGAGTTTCTGTTGTTCAGTTTTTCCAATCTAAAAATAGAAGTTTCTGTTTCGTACTTTAGTAGTTGagtgaataaaaatgtttcttcttttttctttaagCAAGAAGGCAAAGCGTCTTCGGTACTGCAGGCAGCTACCGTGGAAGTTGTAGACCAGAATATATGCAAAAGTGCATATCGACAAATCGCTAAAATATCGGAAGGCATGCTATGTGCTGTCGCTAATAATCCTCCAAGAGATGCTTGCCAAGGTGACTCTGGGGGCCCTCTAGTAACCCAAAACACTTTGATCGGTATTGTATCTTGGGGAGAAGGCTGTGCCAATATAAGTTTCCCGGGCGTGTACACTAGAGTTTCGGAATACAATTCCTggattattaataaacttgtgCTGATTTAGAACTTaactgaatataaaaaaaataaactttaatattactttttgttttttttttcgctgcGTTGTTTgttgtaaaatgaaaataaattatatgaagAAATCGTGAGTGGAGTTACCAAAAATCGTTTTAGTGACGAATTTTGTATGTCCAAAACCTTAATTGCACGGTCACGTAGGTAGTGACAGAAAAAGTTATACTGAGCGATTTGCGATTTATGTACTTGATCGTCGCTTCATGCCTAAGAGgataaaacataatatgtttcTACTACGTTCTTGAAACATTTGAAATTGTCTCCAGCACAGCCACTCTTAAAGAGGATATATAGGATAGAATATAAACTTCATTATCCACACCTAACAGATTTCGGCAATATTCCCTCTACGcacgactttacaatgaataattgttagcttaacaattattttgcaTATCCTTAACATCCAAGAGTATTAAGTTAATAggcagtaggtactttaaatgtGTAGAACAGAAGCGATGTAGAATGTTATCAGACTAGAGATCATAGCCGAAGTTACCGGTTAACGTCAATATAGATTTAATCTCTTTCAGGGAAGttggtaattattatttcgtttactagatctttaaagaaatatataaatataatattaagtatttctaCGTCGGTCTGTCTGCTCATCAATAGGTACTGTCAATGGTTGGTATTCTTACTAGTGGTATTTTATGATATGTTCTAGGTTAGTAGGTATTGTGcccattttttttagtaaattagtaaaaataggtgagtaaattataagttttatagaTCTACACTATGCCCAAAaatgttgttgatgatgataatgactatACATTATGCAATTTCCAATGTTTTGATTAGAAGAAATTTTTCAAAAGTCTACCTAATTATATATGTAAcctatttttcaaaattgttaagtattagTTTGAGTAAGGCTAAATAATGTGGATGACGTATAGTGAATTTTAAAGACAGTCGAGAATTTTATAAGTGAATCGAAATTATTGCTGTCGAAAAACTATCTTATCTGTACAGTTTAAACTGTTATCGCACAAGTTTCTATCTAATTTGAATACCAAACACGTGTATATTTCGATTGTGCCATTCGCTTTATGTGCCAttgactcttttttttt comes from Pararge aegeria chromosome 9, ilParAegt1.1, whole genome shotgun sequence and encodes:
- the LOC120626462 gene encoding trypsin-4-like, with amino-acid sequence MACSLSTSLPADSSLNELNRVVNGQAIDISQIPYHAALRRKSSAGWIYTCGASIITTKALLTAAHCVTTIQLEPLQLRVAVGTSSRSGGYVYTVKTVYVHEQYSSLTLEHDIAMVVTSKKMTFDKKVDAIFIPEPNYNLPVGMSALVSGYGFTSQEGKASSVLQAATVEVVDQNICKSAYRQIAKISEGMLCAVANNPPRDACQGDSGGPLVTQNTLIGIVSWGEGCANISFPGVYTRVSEYNSWIINKLVLI